One region of Nitrospira sp. genomic DNA includes:
- a CDS encoding hydrogenase, whose product MPASTHLGSQLVDLCSVLLLLCCFAIVAQRRLSACVDLFALQSAFLAATAALVAFLTGHKHIYFAAALTIVIKVIVLPRILRKVIERLNVSRELGMNVNIPAGLLICGTLVIIAFFIAQPIIPLGYLLTRDSLAIALAIILIGFFTMIARQKAITQMVGFLVMENGLFLGATAAAYGMPLIVELGVFFDVLVAGLIVGIYTHRLQDTFDSVDTSTLTVLKE is encoded by the coding sequence GTGCCGGCTTCCACCCACTTGGGCTCACAACTCGTCGATCTCTGCTCGGTCCTGCTGCTGCTCTGTTGTTTTGCGATCGTAGCGCAGCGTCGGCTGTCAGCCTGTGTGGATCTGTTCGCGCTGCAGTCCGCATTCCTGGCCGCGACCGCCGCGCTCGTCGCATTTCTGACCGGACATAAGCACATTTATTTCGCGGCGGCCCTGACGATCGTCATCAAAGTGATCGTGCTGCCTCGCATTCTCCGGAAGGTCATCGAGCGTCTGAATGTCTCCCGTGAGCTGGGGATGAATGTCAACATTCCGGCGGGCCTGCTGATCTGCGGCACGTTGGTGATCATCGCCTTCTTTATCGCGCAGCCCATCATTCCGCTCGGCTACCTGCTGACGCGCGATTCTCTGGCCATTGCGCTGGCCATTATTTTGATCGGATTTTTCACCATGATCGCCCGCCAGAAGGCGATCACGCAGATGGTCGGCTTTCTGGTCATGGAGAACGGATTATTCCTGGGCGCCACGGCGGCCGCGTACGGCATGCCGCTGATCGTTGAATTGGGCGTGTTCTTCGATGTGTTGGTGGCCGGGTTGATCGTCGGCATTTACACGCATCGGCTGCAGGATACATTCGATAGCGTGGACACCAGCACGCTGACGGTGCTGAAGGAATGA
- the kdpA gene encoding potassium-transporting ATPase subunit KdpA, with amino-acid sequence MTVNGLAQIGLFFFVLVALVKSLGWYMARVYTGQACGMDRVMGPFERLIYRVCGVRATEEMDWKTYAVAMLLFNVTGLVALYALQRLQGYLPLNPAGFGAVAPDLAFNTASSFITNTNWQAYAGESTLSYLTQMLGLTVQNFVSAATGMAILVALIRGLTAQTAATIGNFWVDLTRSTLYILLPLSAVLALLLVSQGTVQTFGSSHHTALLQPVTYETPVVDAMGQPVLAEKGPAKTESTAGTEETLAVGPVASQVAIKHLGTNGGGFFNANAAHPYENPTPLTDFMLILAESVIAAALTYTFGTMVGDTRQGWAILAAMLSVLALFVLGAYWAESAGNPRLTMLGVEQTAGSAQSGGNMEGKEVRFGVARSALFATVTTATSTGAVNAMHDSFTPLGGLVPLFMMQFGEVIVGGVGSGLYGMLIFAIIAVFIAGLMVGRTPEYLGKKIETYEMKMASLLILIMPIIVLGFTAVAVVTESGTSSILNPGAHGFSEILYAYTSQGNNNGSAFGGLNANTPFYNLTGALAMLVSRFWLAIPTLALAGSLARKTIVPAGPGTLPTHRPLFVGLLVGVVIMVGALTFVPALALGPVVEHLLMVAR; translated from the coding sequence ATGACTGTCAACGGGTTGGCTCAAATCGGACTCTTCTTTTTCGTCCTGGTAGCGTTGGTCAAGTCGCTGGGTTGGTACATGGCACGCGTCTATACGGGCCAAGCCTGCGGAATGGACCGGGTGATGGGACCCTTCGAACGCCTGATCTATCGTGTCTGCGGCGTGCGTGCAACCGAGGAGATGGATTGGAAAACCTATGCCGTGGCCATGTTGTTGTTCAATGTCACGGGGTTGGTCGCGCTCTATGCGTTGCAGCGACTGCAGGGATATCTGCCGCTGAACCCGGCTGGTTTCGGGGCGGTGGCTCCCGACCTCGCCTTCAACACCGCTTCGAGCTTCATCACGAATACGAACTGGCAGGCCTATGCCGGTGAGTCGACGCTCAGTTATCTCACGCAAATGCTCGGCCTGACGGTCCAAAACTTCGTCTCTGCCGCCACGGGCATGGCCATCCTGGTTGCCCTCATTCGCGGGTTAACCGCTCAAACGGCAGCCACCATCGGCAATTTCTGGGTCGATCTGACCCGCAGCACGCTGTACATTTTACTGCCGCTGTCAGCCGTTCTCGCGCTGCTTCTTGTCTCGCAAGGGACGGTCCAGACCTTCGGGTCTTCTCATCACACCGCTCTCCTGCAGCCTGTGACCTATGAAACCCCGGTCGTCGATGCCATGGGACAGCCAGTGTTGGCCGAGAAGGGCCCTGCCAAGACCGAATCAACAGCAGGGACTGAAGAAACCTTGGCCGTCGGCCCGGTTGCGTCACAAGTGGCCATCAAGCACCTCGGAACAAACGGTGGCGGATTTTTTAATGCCAATGCCGCTCATCCCTATGAAAACCCGACGCCGCTGACCGATTTCATGCTGATCCTGGCTGAAAGCGTGATTGCCGCTGCTCTGACCTACACGTTCGGAACAATGGTCGGCGACACCAGGCAGGGCTGGGCGATTCTCGCTGCGATGCTGAGCGTGCTGGCCCTCTTCGTTCTGGGGGCCTACTGGGCGGAGTCGGCAGGAAATCCGCGCCTGACTATGCTGGGCGTCGAGCAGACCGCTGGGAGTGCGCAATCCGGCGGCAACATGGAAGGGAAGGAAGTTCGTTTCGGGGTCGCCCGTTCGGCGCTCTTTGCCACCGTGACGACGGCCACATCCACCGGAGCGGTGAATGCCATGCACGATTCATTCACGCCACTTGGCGGGTTGGTGCCGCTGTTCATGATGCAATTCGGCGAGGTGATTGTGGGCGGGGTCGGCTCGGGCCTCTACGGGATGTTGATCTTCGCGATCATCGCGGTGTTCATTGCCGGCCTGATGGTAGGCAGGACCCCGGAGTATCTGGGGAAAAAGATCGAAACGTATGAAATGAAGATGGCATCCCTGTTGATCCTCATCATGCCCATCATCGTCCTCGGGTTCACGGCAGTGGCGGTCGTGACGGAGTCCGGCACGTCGTCCATTCTCAATCCCGGCGCGCATGGTTTCAGCGAAATTCTCTATGCCTATACGTCTCAGGGTAACAACAACGGCAGCGCCTTCGGGGGATTGAACGCCAATACGCCGTTCTACAACTTGACCGGTGCTCTGGCGATGCTGGTCTCCAGATTCTGGTTGGCGATCCCGACACTGGCACTCGCCGGATCGCTGGCGCGTAAAACGATCGTGCCGGCCGGCCCGGGTACGCTTCCGACTCACCGGCCGCTCTTTGTGGGATTGCTGGTCGGGGTGGTGATCATGGTCGGTGCCCTGACCTTCGTTCCGGCCCTGGCGTTGGGACCGGTGGTGGAACATTTGCTGATGGTTGCCCGTTAG
- a CDS encoding NADH-quinone oxidoreductase subunit H has protein sequence MQSIIHIVLVIVQLALLLTLSPFVVGLIRKVKARLQCRRGASLFQPYADLAKLFRKQPVISSTTSWIFTAAPYIVFASTVAAGLLMPVFVSHTPLNFAGNIIALVYLLALGTFFLILAGLDAGSAFGGMGSSREAIVATLAEPAMMLSILSIALTAGSTNLSTIVHQSALMEGVVVAPPAHLMALAALFIVTLAETGRVPVDNPATHLELTMIHEAMLLEYSGRYLALMEWAAGIKLLVFLTLIVNVFAPWGIATSPAPSAIAVGLLVYLGKVAALAIVIGVIESMFAKLRLFRVPEMLGAAFILSLLALVFFYTLKG, from the coding sequence ATGCAGTCGATCATCCACATCGTGCTGGTCATCGTTCAGCTGGCGCTGTTGTTGACCCTCTCTCCGTTTGTCGTCGGCCTGATCCGAAAAGTCAAAGCCCGTTTACAGTGTCGCCGTGGGGCGAGTCTGTTTCAGCCCTATGCCGATCTGGCCAAGCTGTTCCGGAAGCAGCCGGTCATCTCTTCGACGACCTCCTGGATTTTTACCGCGGCGCCCTACATCGTGTTTGCCTCGACCGTCGCAGCGGGGCTGTTGATGCCGGTGTTCGTGTCTCACACGCCGCTCAATTTCGCCGGGAATATCATTGCGCTCGTCTATCTGTTGGCGTTGGGGACGTTCTTTCTGATCCTGGCGGGGCTCGATGCAGGATCGGCATTCGGGGGAATGGGCAGCAGCCGCGAGGCAATTGTCGCAACGCTGGCAGAACCGGCCATGATGCTCTCGATCCTGTCCATTGCGCTGACGGCGGGCTCCACAAATTTGAGCACCATCGTTCATCAGTCCGCATTGATGGAAGGGGTCGTCGTGGCCCCACCTGCGCATTTGATGGCGCTGGCCGCGCTGTTCATCGTGACGCTGGCGGAAACCGGCCGTGTTCCGGTGGACAATCCGGCGACGCACCTGGAATTGACGATGATCCACGAGGCCATGCTGCTCGAGTATTCCGGGCGGTACCTGGCGTTGATGGAATGGGCGGCCGGCATCAAGTTGCTGGTGTTTCTGACGTTGATCGTGAATGTGTTTGCCCCCTGGGGCATCGCCACAAGCCCGGCGCCGTCGGCCATCGCCGTGGGTCTGCTGGTCTATCTTGGGAAAGTTGCGGCGCTGGCCATCGTGATCGGCGTGATCGAATCGATGTTCGCGAAGCTGCGATTGTTCCGGGTGCCGGAAATGCTGGGCGCCGCGTTCATCCTGTCGCTGCTCGCGCTGGTGTTTTTCTATACGTTGAAAGGATAA
- a CDS encoding hydrogenase 4 subunit F has product MWSVIVLLTGPVLAGLLSLVIHRARVLHVVNFSTMLGLAVAETALTRQVLAEGSVTTLSGFVYVDALSDFILVIITAIGLSCSLYMWSYMDDRVARGIIAQKRLGHFFFLFHMFLFAMVAATVANSLGVQWVALEGTTLATTFLIAFFRRRESLEAGWKYLILCSVGIALALFGVVLTYYSSVRVLGDASSALNITALIGVANQLDPNVLKLAFIFMLVGYGTKVGLVPMHTWLPDAYSEAPAPIAAMLAGVLETVAVYTVLRSKALVDQALPPEFTGNLLLTFGLLSFIVASLFILIQHNYKRLFAYSSIEHMGLAMIGFGVGGMIGTFGGLFHLLNHAVAKALAFFVAGNIHRRFDTLEIDGVRGLARAQPITAVAILVAGCALVGLPPFSPFVSEVLVVSAVAAQDFSSDTMHVGRFVTMTISDEMRSLGIVVLFLFFAVVLFGGFMVRVGAMVWGTPPAGIAQGESWTAGHVPLMIMIVALLGLGFVLPEPIQTLLTRAVNVIVVR; this is encoded by the coding sequence ATGTGGTCGGTGATCGTCCTGCTGACAGGGCCGGTCCTTGCCGGTCTGCTCAGCCTGGTGATCCACCGTGCCCGGGTCCTGCACGTCGTGAACTTTTCCACGATGCTGGGGTTGGCCGTGGCCGAGACGGCACTGACGAGGCAGGTGTTAGCCGAAGGGTCAGTGACGACACTGAGCGGTTTTGTCTACGTGGATGCGCTCTCGGACTTTATTCTGGTGATCATCACGGCCATCGGCCTGTCCTGTTCCCTCTACATGTGGTCCTACATGGACGATCGGGTCGCCCGGGGCATCATCGCGCAGAAGCGTCTCGGGCACTTCTTTTTCCTCTTCCACATGTTCCTGTTTGCGATGGTCGCCGCGACGGTGGCGAACAGTCTGGGCGTGCAGTGGGTGGCGCTGGAGGGGACCACCCTGGCAACAACCTTCTTGATCGCATTTTTCCGCAGGCGGGAGTCTCTGGAAGCCGGCTGGAAATATCTGATCCTCTGTTCGGTGGGCATCGCCCTCGCGCTCTTCGGCGTGGTGCTCACCTATTACTCCTCTGTGCGGGTCCTTGGCGATGCGAGCTCGGCGCTCAATATCACCGCGCTGATCGGCGTGGCGAACCAGTTGGATCCCAATGTGCTCAAGCTGGCGTTTATTTTCATGCTCGTCGGGTACGGCACGAAGGTGGGTCTGGTTCCCATGCACACCTGGTTGCCCGATGCCTACAGTGAAGCGCCGGCGCCGATTGCGGCGATGTTGGCCGGGGTGTTGGAGACGGTGGCGGTCTACACGGTGTTGCGCAGCAAGGCGTTGGTGGACCAGGCGCTTCCCCCGGAGTTCACCGGCAATCTGCTGCTCACCTTCGGGCTGCTCTCGTTCATCGTGGCCTCCCTGTTCATCCTGATTCAGCACAACTACAAGCGGCTGTTTGCCTATTCGAGTATCGAACATATGGGGCTGGCCATGATCGGCTTCGGCGTCGGCGGGATGATCGGCACCTTCGGGGGCCTCTTTCACCTGCTTAATCACGCCGTGGCCAAAGCGTTGGCCTTTTTCGTCGCGGGCAATATCCATCGGCGATTCGATACCCTGGAAATCGACGGGGTGCGAGGGCTGGCGCGTGCGCAGCCGATTACCGCCGTGGCGATTCTCGTGGCGGGGTGCGCGTTGGTCGGGCTACCGCCGTTCTCGCCGTTCGTCAGTGAGGTACTGGTCGTATCGGCGGTGGCCGCGCAAGACTTTTCCTCCGATACGATGCATGTCGGGCGATTTGTGACGATGACGATCTCGGATGAGATGCGCAGCCTCGGCATCGTCGTGCTGTTTCTGTTTTTTGCCGTGGTGTTGTTCGGCGGGTTTATGGTTCGCGTCGGGGCCATGGTGTGGGGCACTCCTCCGGCCGGTATCGCTCAGGGGGAATCGTGGACCGCCGGCCATGTGCCGCTGATGATCATGATCGTCGCGTTGTTGGGGCTTGGATTCGTGCTTCCCGAGCCGATTCAGACGTTGCTGACCAGGGCGGTCAACGTGATTGTGGTGAGGTGA
- the hyfB gene encoding hydrogenase 4 subunit B: MMTALLSVLLVWYLLGGLLPLCTTRPHLQNLFAHGCAAAAGVVGIVLGVAGLLSTAPLTLSLASNIPHLIFAIRLDPLAAFFVLTISLVGVAASIYASGYVKEFSGRVSVGLLGSLLNGFLLSMTLVVLADNGFFFLILWEVMSLLSYVLVVTEHEKPGVREAGLFYLIMTHVGTAFIIITFLIFFQETGAFSFEAFRHPDQQLPEGLRSIAFFTALIGFGAKAGIVPLHVWLPYAHPAAPSHISALMSGVMIKTAIYGLIRVYFDFMGGEFPWWWGFTLLVAGTVSALLGVMYALMEHDLKSLLAFHSVENIGIILLGIGAGMIFHTYGLHELAALGLLAGLYHTINHAAFKALLFLGAGALQFATHTRHLEEYGGLLRRMPWTGAFFLVGAVSIAALPPTNGFVSEWLVFQSLFLSFQLPTLFLKLMLPIAAAMLALTGALALACFAKAFGISFLAQPRSTHARHAKEVPRSMLAGMGFLAGLCVVLGLAPMLVVPLLDRVTAPLTGAAISSQVLALDGWVVAPVTVEFSSISTPVLAMLMVGAGALGLLMARLCGKGLRARYYKTWGCGLNLTPRMEYTATGFAQPIKQVFETIYQPTVKLEQEFLEQSKYFIKHQRFESHIEPVFEKYLYQPVVALMLATADRLRIIQAGSLHLYLTYIFVTLVLLLLWAG, from the coding sequence GTGATGACCGCCCTCCTGAGCGTTCTTCTCGTCTGGTACCTCCTGGGGGGGCTGCTGCCCCTCTGCACAACACGTCCACATCTTCAGAATCTTTTTGCCCATGGCTGTGCGGCTGCCGCGGGCGTCGTCGGTATTGTGCTGGGTGTTGCGGGGCTCCTCTCAACGGCTCCTCTGACTCTCTCGCTTGCGTCCAACATTCCCCATCTGATCTTCGCAATCCGTCTGGACCCGCTGGCGGCGTTCTTCGTGCTGACCATCTCGCTGGTGGGGGTGGCGGCGTCCATCTACGCGTCCGGCTACGTCAAGGAGTTTTCGGGCCGGGTCTCGGTGGGATTGTTGGGCTCCCTTCTCAACGGGTTTTTGCTCTCCATGACCCTGGTGGTTCTGGCCGATAACGGGTTCTTCTTCCTGATCCTCTGGGAAGTCATGTCCCTGCTGTCCTATGTGCTGGTTGTGACGGAGCACGAGAAGCCCGGCGTCCGCGAGGCCGGGTTGTTCTATCTCATCATGACGCACGTCGGCACCGCGTTTATCATCATCACGTTTTTAATCTTTTTCCAGGAAACCGGCGCCTTCTCCTTCGAGGCGTTTCGCCACCCCGACCAGCAGCTTCCGGAGGGATTACGATCGATCGCGTTTTTCACGGCCTTGATCGGCTTCGGCGCGAAGGCCGGTATCGTCCCGCTGCATGTGTGGCTGCCCTACGCGCACCCCGCCGCCCCCTCCCACATCTCGGCCCTGATGTCGGGGGTCATGATCAAGACCGCCATCTACGGGTTGATCCGGGTCTACTTCGATTTCATGGGCGGGGAATTCCCCTGGTGGTGGGGCTTCACGTTGTTGGTCGCTGGCACGGTGTCGGCGCTTCTGGGTGTCATGTACGCCTTGATGGAACATGACCTGAAGAGTCTGCTCGCCTTTCACAGTGTGGAAAACATCGGCATCATTCTGTTGGGGATCGGTGCAGGGATGATCTTCCATACCTATGGGTTACATGAATTGGCCGCACTGGGATTGCTGGCGGGCCTGTACCACACCATCAACCATGCGGCGTTCAAGGCGCTCTTGTTTCTAGGCGCCGGGGCGTTGCAGTTCGCCACCCATACGAGACACCTCGAGGAATACGGCGGCTTGCTCCGGCGCATGCCGTGGACGGGGGCGTTCTTCCTGGTCGGCGCCGTCTCCATCGCCGCGCTGCCGCCTACCAACGGGTTCGTCAGCGAGTGGCTGGTGTTTCAGAGTCTGTTTCTCAGCTTCCAACTGCCGACCCTCTTTCTCAAGTTGATGTTGCCGATTGCCGCCGCGATGTTGGCTCTCACGGGTGCGCTGGCGCTGGCCTGTTTTGCGAAGGCCTTCGGAATCTCGTTTCTGGCGCAGCCGCGCAGTACACATGCCCGCCATGCCAAGGAAGTCCCCCGGTCGATGCTGGCCGGGATGGGCTTCCTGGCAGGGCTCTGCGTCGTGCTGGGGCTGGCGCCCATGCTGGTCGTTCCGTTGCTGGATCGGGTGACGGCGCCATTGACCGGCGCGGCGATCAGTTCACAGGTGCTGGCGCTCGACGGCTGGGTGGTGGCGCCGGTGACGGTGGAATTCTCCAGCATCTCAACGCCGGTCCTGGCCATGCTTATGGTCGGGGCAGGGGCGTTGGGGCTGCTGATGGCTCGACTCTGCGGGAAGGGGCTGCGCGCGCGCTACTACAAGACCTGGGGCTGCGGGCTGAATCTGACGCCTCGCATGGAATACACCGCAACCGGCTTCGCGCAACCGATCAAGCAGGTCTTTGAAACCATCTACCAGCCGACGGTGAAGCTGGAGCAGGAGTTTCTGGAGCAATCGAAGTACTTCATCAAGCACCAACGGTTCGAGTCGCACATCGAGCCGGTCTTCGAGAAATACCTCTATCAGCCGGTCGTTGCCTTGATGCTGGCGACAGCCGACCGGCTGCGCATCATTCAGGCCGGCAGTCTCCATCTCTACCTCACCTACATTTTTGTGACGTTGGTGCTGTTGTTGTTGTGGGCGGGGTAG
- a CDS encoding NADH-quinone oxidoreductase subunit C, with amino-acid sequence MIDARPAVEQVQAAYTQAITEVRAVHGVPLLRMKKQDLPTVAHFLHTNPNLRGALSLLWAVDHRPREARYELCYLFTLAERKDWLLLATDLHGEEREFPSITPHLHAAKWYEREIRDLFGLIPVGHPDLRRLVRHEHWPKGSHPLKKEFPWDRVLGRVQGEYAFRKIHGEGVFEVPVGPIHAGIIEPGHFRFSVAGEPIMQLEVRHFWKHRGVEKLFEQLQLTEAVPLSERVSGDTSVGHSLAYCQAVEILQGVEVSPRARYLRTLFLELERLHNHIGDVGAICNDTAYALAHAHCGRMKEQLMQLNDRLTGSRFLRGVNCVGGVSLDLSGLQLAQVEVELNALEQDFSAIEKIVFANASLTERLENTGILTEGIAWDHAVIGVVGRASGIDRDLRRDRPFAAYDVLQPTVALYRYGDVRARMRVRLDEIHESIRLIREVRRGLPLGRLVSRPMHQPQPGAWALSAVEGWRGEILYMVMAGEAGRIHRCKVRDPSFVNWPAIQWAALGNVVPDFPLINKSFNLSYAGNDL; translated from the coding sequence ATGATCGACGCGCGACCGGCGGTTGAACAGGTGCAAGCGGCCTATACGCAGGCCATTACGGAGGTGCGCGCCGTTCACGGCGTGCCGTTGCTCAGGATGAAGAAGCAGGATCTGCCGACGGTCGCCCATTTTCTGCACACGAACCCGAATCTACGAGGGGCGCTGTCGCTGCTGTGGGCGGTCGATCATCGCCCTCGCGAAGCGCGCTACGAACTCTGTTACCTCTTCACGTTGGCGGAACGAAAAGACTGGCTGCTGCTCGCGACGGATCTCCATGGAGAGGAACGGGAATTTCCGTCGATTACACCGCATCTCCATGCGGCAAAGTGGTACGAGCGGGAGATTCGGGATCTGTTCGGGCTGATTCCGGTCGGCCATCCGGATCTGCGGCGGCTCGTTCGACATGAACATTGGCCGAAAGGGTCCCACCCGCTGAAAAAAGAGTTTCCCTGGGATCGGGTGTTAGGACGGGTGCAAGGGGAGTACGCCTTCCGGAAAATTCATGGTGAGGGGGTGTTTGAGGTGCCTGTAGGCCCGATCCATGCGGGCATCATTGAGCCGGGCCATTTCCGATTTTCGGTGGCCGGCGAGCCCATCATGCAGCTCGAAGTGCGCCATTTCTGGAAACATCGCGGCGTTGAGAAGTTGTTCGAGCAGCTTCAATTGACGGAAGCGGTCCCGTTGTCGGAACGGGTCTCGGGCGATACGAGCGTCGGCCATAGCCTGGCCTATTGCCAGGCCGTCGAGATTTTGCAGGGCGTGGAGGTCTCGCCCCGTGCCCGATATCTGCGCACGCTGTTTCTGGAGCTGGAGCGGTTGCACAACCACATCGGGGACGTGGGAGCCATCTGCAATGATACCGCCTATGCCCTGGCCCATGCCCACTGCGGACGGATGAAAGAACAGCTCATGCAGCTCAACGATCGCCTGACTGGCTCGCGTTTTCTGCGCGGGGTCAATTGTGTCGGCGGAGTGTCGCTCGATCTCTCCGGCCTGCAGCTCGCGCAAGTGGAGGTCGAACTGAATGCGCTGGAGCAGGACTTCTCGGCGATTGAAAAGATTGTGTTCGCCAACGCGTCGCTCACGGAACGGCTGGAGAATACCGGCATCCTCACGGAGGGGATCGCCTGGGACCATGCGGTGATCGGTGTGGTCGGCCGGGCCTCCGGTATCGATCGGGACCTACGTCGCGACCGCCCCTTTGCCGCGTACGACGTGCTGCAGCCGACGGTCGCCCTCTACCGCTATGGCGATGTGCGCGCGAGGATGCGGGTGCGGCTGGATGAGATCCATGAATCGATCCGTCTCATTCGCGAGGTCCGCCGCGGTCTCCCGCTGGGCCGGCTCGTGTCCCGGCCGATGCACCAACCGCAGCCCGGGGCATGGGCCCTGTCGGCGGTCGAAGGATGGCGAGGCGAAATTCTGTATATGGTCATGGCAGGAGAAGCAGGGCGGATTCATCGCTGCAAAGTGCGTGATCCCTCCTTCGTGAATTGGCCGGCGATCCAATGGGCGGCGCTCGGGAACGTCGTGCCGGACTTCCCGTTGATCAATAAGAGTTTCAACTTGTCCTATGCAGGGAATGATCTGTGA
- a CDS encoding DUF2278 family protein: MPLQRYGVLKGKAIGAKRETEPRSPHYQVHIEAGAVQYRIAVNVKSQLSPSELLFLVDDDFQHSIAASLQGLAVGFTLLQSQPGGPALDFIRGNLFNRLDMRLLPPNLPGPNNDLSDQIEHYVARAIQEPDALIYAFGERWGPEQGVPDKVFGFTPGNGIHDIHMNQGNVPPHTGDDGVWQDGALMFEFPASRQWVAVFLAFQSQAWHTDDNTGHTSPDVPNPGPGPQPSPTEPDHLVRIVGALVNPVGPAPEQETVTLLNASPASIDLAGWKIADRLKKTHILSGVIHSGATLMVTLPQDVQLGNKGGIITLLNDKGLKVDGVSYTAQQAKKEGWTIVF, translated from the coding sequence ATGCCGTTACAACGCTACGGAGTACTTAAAGGCAAAGCCATTGGCGCCAAGAGAGAAACCGAGCCCAGGTCTCCACACTACCAAGTTCATATAGAGGCAGGAGCAGTCCAATATCGGATTGCGGTGAATGTGAAATCCCAGCTCAGCCCGTCAGAACTGTTGTTTTTGGTCGACGACGATTTCCAGCACTCGATTGCGGCATCTCTGCAGGGGTTGGCCGTCGGATTCACCCTGTTGCAAAGTCAGCCCGGTGGGCCAGCGCTCGATTTTATTCGCGGCAATCTCTTCAATCGGTTGGATATGCGGCTCCTCCCTCCCAATCTGCCTGGTCCAAATAACGATTTGAGCGACCAGATAGAGCACTATGTTGCCCGCGCGATCCAGGAGCCGGATGCACTGATCTATGCGTTTGGCGAACGATGGGGCCCGGAGCAAGGTGTCCCCGACAAAGTATTTGGCTTCACTCCAGGCAACGGCATTCACGACATTCACATGAATCAGGGGAATGTTCCGCCCCATACCGGCGATGACGGAGTCTGGCAAGATGGGGCCTTGATGTTTGAGTTTCCCGCTTCTCGCCAATGGGTGGCGGTCTTTCTCGCGTTTCAGTCACAAGCGTGGCATACCGATGACAACACCGGCCACACGAGTCCTGACGTGCCGAACCCAGGACCTGGGCCGCAGCCGAGTCCTACCGAGCCGGATCATCTCGTCCGAATTGTCGGCGCGCTGGTGAATCCCGTCGGTCCCGCGCCTGAACAGGAAACCGTTACGTTGCTCAACGCATCGCCGGCTTCGATTGATCTCGCAGGGTGGAAGATCGCCGATCGACTGAAGAAGACCCACATCCTTTCCGGTGTCATCCACTCAGGAGCCACGCTCATGGTCACGTTGCCCCAGGACGTCCAGCTGGGAAACAAGGGCGGGATCATTACCCTGTTGAACGACAAGGGTTTGAAGGTGGATGGCGTCTCCTATACCGCCCAGCAAGCGAAAAAAGAAGGATGGACCATCGTGTTCTAG
- the nuoB gene encoding NADH-quinone oxidoreductase subunit NuoB, which translates to MFRILKKSLQTGVVTGHHPAGAAPSEPVSQDAVEKAKPFRRSLTIREVDTGSCNACEMEMNALANPVYDVERFGVHIAASPRHADALVVTGPVTVNMERALKDVYKATADPKIVIALGDCAVNCGLFKGSYAVTGPVDRHIPVDVRISGCPPRPAEILAVLGGLRKNKADSDQ; encoded by the coding sequence ATGTTTCGAATTCTCAAAAAAAGTCTTCAGACCGGCGTCGTCACGGGGCACCATCCTGCCGGCGCCGCACCGTCCGAGCCGGTCAGCCAGGACGCCGTCGAAAAGGCCAAGCCGTTCCGTCGCTCGCTGACGATCCGCGAAGTCGATACGGGTTCCTGCAACGCCTGCGAGATGGAAATGAATGCGCTGGCCAATCCGGTCTATGACGTGGAGCGGTTCGGGGTCCATATTGCTGCGTCGCCGCGTCATGCCGATGCGCTGGTCGTGACGGGACCGGTGACCGTCAATATGGAGCGTGCGTTGAAAGATGTCTACAAGGCGACAGCCGATCCTAAGATCGTCATCGCGTTGGGAGACTGTGCGGTGAATTGCGGCCTGTTCAAGGGAAGTTATGCGGTGACGGGGCCGGTGGATCGGCATATCCCCGTCGATGTGCGTATCTCCGGTTGCCCCCCGCGCCCGGCAGAGATCCTGGCGGTGCTAGGAGGGTTACGTAAAAATAAGGCGGATTCAGATCAGTAG
- the kdpF gene encoding K(+)-transporting ATPase subunit F encodes MNAMYLLGAVLSLGLLVYLMIALLKAEWF; translated from the coding sequence ATGAATGCGATGTACCTGCTTGGTGCAGTGTTGTCACTGGGGTTGTTGGTGTACCTCATGATCGCGCTGCTGAAGGCGGAGTGGTTCTGA